Proteins from one Plodia interpunctella isolate USDA-ARS_2022_Savannah chromosome 3, ilPloInte3.2, whole genome shotgun sequence genomic window:
- the LOC128683894 gene encoding MICOS complex subunit Mic10-like, protein MGKKEEPVDEFSLKLDACLTDTVIKTGGGVLLGALTSVLFLGRRRWPIIAGMGMGLGIAYANCELEINPKKKRADKRRDFR, encoded by the exons ATGGGAAAGAAAGAAGAACCCGTTGATGAATTTTCTCTAAAATTGGACGCATGTCTTACCGATACAGTTATCAAAACCG gCGGTGGTGTATTACTAGGTGCCTTAACATCCGTACTATTCCTGGGCAGACGGAGATGGCCCATTATAGCCGGCATGGGAATGGGCCTTGGCATTGCATACGCCAATTGTGAACTAGAGATAAATCCCAAAAAGAAACGTGCAG aTAAGAGAAGGGATTTCAGATAA
- the LOC128683893 gene encoding COA8 family protein CBG23705, mitochondrial — protein MFHHRVLLTGKQKTCLYVTTLRYTRMVSDSNSVQSVQLPNPTKISSDMVGPPDPVSNLRRIIFRQPQNETTLEKRYREMRSEVQEWNQEFWSQHNSRFFQEREEFLKKNLPEGKQNLSADEMSVFYKAFLDKNWNAHMAYNKEWYKRNVKLLALSIQVKIKKLLKIKDSK, from the exons aTGTTTCACCATCGTGTATTATTAACGGGCAAgcaaaaaacatgtttatacGTTACAACGTTGCGGTATACGAGAATGGTCTCCGATTCTAACTCAGTTCAAAGCGTACAGCTTCCAAACCCGACGAAAATATCGTCAGATATGGTCGGTCCACCAGATCCTGTGTCCAACTTGAGGAGGATTATATTCAGGCAGCCACAGAACGAGACGACATTGGAGAAACGATACAGAGAAATGCGGAGTGAGGTTCAAGAATGGAATCAAGAATTTTGGTCTCAACACAATTCTAGGTTTTTCCAG GAAAGAGAAGAATTTCTAAAGAAGAATCTGCCAGAGGGAAAACAAAACCTGAGTGCAGACGAAATGAGTGTATTTTACAAAGCCTTCCTTGATAAAAACTGGAACGCCCACATGGCCTATAACAAAGAGTGGTACAAAAGGAATGTTAAATTGTTAGCCCTCTCGATAcaagtgaaaattaaaaagttactaaaaattaaagattcgaaataa
- the LOC128683887 gene encoding uncharacterized protein LOC128683887 isoform X2: MYIAFKWLTGLAMAMWVAVCCVDTYTKSPILTKDQSFANLTVVGVKSKTHPRLTNYKQINDEQPSVAMVHCYMFTAGALAVSIFNKKTEILLYAKHKVAKLDLNKTFKKIKYKVTRMLAVLGLQMLHCSCILRYYMKMITYKRVRRFFRLLINARSEGQEKLHTILLNKLREVGEERKNLGQLLIAAIHENKNIRMQYQLESMAKTRLLRHIDDTHKQIKENRSRYVSFQHLYLVTHQENVFLKARLRKLQKDKEEAEKNLLSLINEIYRSKNQELKNYCSRFIVQTKENLLNSDVSAEIRKFLRSQPDNRGEANKILPDESGMRITEILNEDDGLVPLVSDAPRLKGLPGEYVWTVKDKDGIIEKLYEYDYETDLDNGDTISRIRQYSVYCDEECLLDYTKVFGKSYNIPRKHVAYGDPGVTYTYSGVTIPALPWPEPVLALRELLVKLKGILYNFVLVNRYKNGRDHIGPHRDNEPELDSDYPIASISLGQERDFVLKHKDSRKSEHGKALIPPVKILLENGSVLMMNPPTNEFWYHSIPLRKNIPGPRINLTFRKMRV, from the exons ATGTACATAGCGTTCAAATGGCTTACTGGCTTAGCCATGGCTATGTGGGTGGCTGTGTGTTGTGTTGATACGTACACAAAAA GTCCAATACTAACGAAGGACCAGTCCTTCGCGAATTTAACCGTTGTCGGAGTAAAATCGAAAACTCATCCCCGTTTGACAAATTATAAGCAAATAAATGATGAGCAACCCAGTGTAGCTATGGTACACTGCTACATGTTTACCGCAGGCGCTTTGGCGgtatctatatttaataagaaaacggaaattttattatatgcgaAACATAAAGTTGCTAaacttgatttaaataaaacatttaaaaagattaaatataaagtCACGAGAATGCTAGCCGTTCTAGGCCTTCAGATGTTACATTGTTCATGTATCTTACGTTACTATATGAAAATGATAACATACAAAAGAGTCAGGCGTTTTTTCCGCTTGCTAATAAACGCTAGAAGTGAAGGTCAAGAAAAGTTACATACGATTTTACTCAATAAATTGAGAGAAGTCGGCGAAGAGCGAAAGAACCTAGGGCAGCTGCTGATAGCTGCTATccacgaaaataaaaatataagaatgcAATATCAGCTCGAATCGATGGCGAAAACGAGGCTGTTACGGCATATCGATGACAcacataaacaaattaaagaaaatcgCTCTCGATATGTTAGTTTCCAACATCTGTACCTCGTGACTCAccaagaaaatgtttttctcaAAGCTCGATTAAGGAAGCTTCAAAAAGATAAAGAGGAGGCGGAAAAGAATCTGTTgagtttaataaatgaaatttatagaTCGAAAAACCAGGAACTAAAGAACTATTGCAGCCGGTTTATTGTGCAAACTaaagaaaatttgttaaattccGACGTGAGCGCAGAAATTCGGAAATTCTTGCGGTCTCAACCTGATAATAGAGGCGAAGCGAATAAAATACTTCCAGACGAATCTGGGATGCGAATCACGGAGATCTTAAATGAAGATGATGGTTTGGTACCGTTGGTTTCTGACGCTCCGAGGTTGAAAGGGCTTCCGGGAGAGTATGTTTGGACCGTCAAAGATAAGGATGGTATCATAGAAAAACTGTACGAGTATGATTACGAAACCGACTTGGACAACGGTGATACAATTAGCAGGATTAGGCAATATTCGGTGTATTGTGACGAGGAATGCCTGCTGGATTacacaaa ggtGTTCGGAAAGTCCTATAATATACCACGCAAACATGTGGCTTACGGCGATCCAGGTGTCACCTATACTTATTCCGGAGTCACTATCCCCGCATTGCCTTGGCCAGAACCAGTGTTGGCATTACGAGAACTCCTTGTAAAACTCAAGGGGATATTGTATAACTTCGTTTTGGTTAACAG GTACAAAAATGGTCGCGATCATATAGGACCACATCGTGACAATGAGCCAGAATTAGATTCTGATTATCCTATCGCCTCAATATCCCTCGGTCAAGAAAGGGATTTTGTCTTAAAACACAAAGATTCAAGGAAATCAGAGCACGGGAAAGCATTAATACCTCCTG TTAAAATACTTTTGGAGAATGGCAGTGTGTTGATGATGAACCCGCCAACGAATGAATTTTGGTACCACTCAATACCGTTGCGGAAGAACATACCTGGTCCaagaataaatttaacatttcgAAAAATGAGAGTATGA
- the LOC128683887 gene encoding uncharacterized protein LOC128683887 isoform X1 codes for MYIAFKWLTGLAMAMWVAVCCVDTYTKSKEYHKSPILTKDQSFANLTVVGVKSKTHPRLTNYKQINDEQPSVAMVHCYMFTAGALAVSIFNKKTEILLYAKHKVAKLDLNKTFKKIKYKVTRMLAVLGLQMLHCSCILRYYMKMITYKRVRRFFRLLINARSEGQEKLHTILLNKLREVGEERKNLGQLLIAAIHENKNIRMQYQLESMAKTRLLRHIDDTHKQIKENRSRYVSFQHLYLVTHQENVFLKARLRKLQKDKEEAEKNLLSLINEIYRSKNQELKNYCSRFIVQTKENLLNSDVSAEIRKFLRSQPDNRGEANKILPDESGMRITEILNEDDGLVPLVSDAPRLKGLPGEYVWTVKDKDGIIEKLYEYDYETDLDNGDTISRIRQYSVYCDEECLLDYTKVFGKSYNIPRKHVAYGDPGVTYTYSGVTIPALPWPEPVLALRELLVKLKGILYNFVLVNRYKNGRDHIGPHRDNEPELDSDYPIASISLGQERDFVLKHKDSRKSEHGKALIPPVKILLENGSVLMMNPPTNEFWYHSIPLRKNIPGPRINLTFRKMRV; via the exons ATGTACATAGCGTTCAAATGGCTTACTGGCTTAGCCATGGCTATGTGGGTGGCTGTGTGTTGTGTTGATACGTACACAAAAAGTAAGGAATATCataaaa GTCCAATACTAACGAAGGACCAGTCCTTCGCGAATTTAACCGTTGTCGGAGTAAAATCGAAAACTCATCCCCGTTTGACAAATTATAAGCAAATAAATGATGAGCAACCCAGTGTAGCTATGGTACACTGCTACATGTTTACCGCAGGCGCTTTGGCGgtatctatatttaataagaaaacggaaattttattatatgcgaAACATAAAGTTGCTAaacttgatttaaataaaacatttaaaaagattaaatataaagtCACGAGAATGCTAGCCGTTCTAGGCCTTCAGATGTTACATTGTTCATGTATCTTACGTTACTATATGAAAATGATAACATACAAAAGAGTCAGGCGTTTTTTCCGCTTGCTAATAAACGCTAGAAGTGAAGGTCAAGAAAAGTTACATACGATTTTACTCAATAAATTGAGAGAAGTCGGCGAAGAGCGAAAGAACCTAGGGCAGCTGCTGATAGCTGCTATccacgaaaataaaaatataagaatgcAATATCAGCTCGAATCGATGGCGAAAACGAGGCTGTTACGGCATATCGATGACAcacataaacaaattaaagaaaatcgCTCTCGATATGTTAGTTTCCAACATCTGTACCTCGTGACTCAccaagaaaatgtttttctcaAAGCTCGATTAAGGAAGCTTCAAAAAGATAAAGAGGAGGCGGAAAAGAATCTGTTgagtttaataaatgaaatttatagaTCGAAAAACCAGGAACTAAAGAACTATTGCAGCCGGTTTATTGTGCAAACTaaagaaaatttgttaaattccGACGTGAGCGCAGAAATTCGGAAATTCTTGCGGTCTCAACCTGATAATAGAGGCGAAGCGAATAAAATACTTCCAGACGAATCTGGGATGCGAATCACGGAGATCTTAAATGAAGATGATGGTTTGGTACCGTTGGTTTCTGACGCTCCGAGGTTGAAAGGGCTTCCGGGAGAGTATGTTTGGACCGTCAAAGATAAGGATGGTATCATAGAAAAACTGTACGAGTATGATTACGAAACCGACTTGGACAACGGTGATACAATTAGCAGGATTAGGCAATATTCGGTGTATTGTGACGAGGAATGCCTGCTGGATTacacaaa ggtGTTCGGAAAGTCCTATAATATACCACGCAAACATGTGGCTTACGGCGATCCAGGTGTCACCTATACTTATTCCGGAGTCACTATCCCCGCATTGCCTTGGCCAGAACCAGTGTTGGCATTACGAGAACTCCTTGTAAAACTCAAGGGGATATTGTATAACTTCGTTTTGGTTAACAG GTACAAAAATGGTCGCGATCATATAGGACCACATCGTGACAATGAGCCAGAATTAGATTCTGATTATCCTATCGCCTCAATATCCCTCGGTCAAGAAAGGGATTTTGTCTTAAAACACAAAGATTCAAGGAAATCAGAGCACGGGAAAGCATTAATACCTCCTG TTAAAATACTTTTGGAGAATGGCAGTGTGTTGATGATGAACCCGCCAACGAATGAATTTTGGTACCACTCAATACCGTTGCGGAAGAACATACCTGGTCCaagaataaatttaacatttcgAAAAATGAGAGTATGA
- the LOC128683887 gene encoding uncharacterized protein LOC128683887 isoform X3 — translation MYIAFKWLTGLAMAMWVAVCCVDTYTKSKEYHKSPILTKDQSFANLTVVGVKSKTHPRLTNYKQINDEQPSVAMVHCYMFTAGALAVSIFNKKTEILLYAKHKVAKLDLNKTFKKIKYKVTRMLAVLGLQMLHCSCILRYYMKMITYKRVRRFFRLLINARSEGQEKLHTILLNKLREVGEERKNLGQLLIAAIHENKNIRMQYQLESMAKTRLLRHIDDTHKQIKENRSRYVSFQHLYLVTHQENVFLKARLRKLQKDKEEAEKNLLSLINEIYRSKNQELKNYCSRFIVQTKENLLNSDVSAEIRKFLRSQPDNRGEANKILPDESGMRITEILNEDDGLVPLVSDAPRLKGLPGEYVWTVKDKDGIIEKLYEYDYETDLDNGDTISRIRQYSVYCDEECLLDYTKSRTIIPESNAEPRKQCSFRNVKMNYPMGRGRFLTGSLAFQRFLRNNNLFNCPSSMLSLPEPEPQLNP, via the exons ATGTACATAGCGTTCAAATGGCTTACTGGCTTAGCCATGGCTATGTGGGTGGCTGTGTGTTGTGTTGATACGTACACAAAAAGTAAGGAATATCataaaa GTCCAATACTAACGAAGGACCAGTCCTTCGCGAATTTAACCGTTGTCGGAGTAAAATCGAAAACTCATCCCCGTTTGACAAATTATAAGCAAATAAATGATGAGCAACCCAGTGTAGCTATGGTACACTGCTACATGTTTACCGCAGGCGCTTTGGCGgtatctatatttaataagaaaacggaaattttattatatgcgaAACATAAAGTTGCTAaacttgatttaaataaaacatttaaaaagattaaatataaagtCACGAGAATGCTAGCCGTTCTAGGCCTTCAGATGTTACATTGTTCATGTATCTTACGTTACTATATGAAAATGATAACATACAAAAGAGTCAGGCGTTTTTTCCGCTTGCTAATAAACGCTAGAAGTGAAGGTCAAGAAAAGTTACATACGATTTTACTCAATAAATTGAGAGAAGTCGGCGAAGAGCGAAAGAACCTAGGGCAGCTGCTGATAGCTGCTATccacgaaaataaaaatataagaatgcAATATCAGCTCGAATCGATGGCGAAAACGAGGCTGTTACGGCATATCGATGACAcacataaacaaattaaagaaaatcgCTCTCGATATGTTAGTTTCCAACATCTGTACCTCGTGACTCAccaagaaaatgtttttctcaAAGCTCGATTAAGGAAGCTTCAAAAAGATAAAGAGGAGGCGGAAAAGAATCTGTTgagtttaataaatgaaatttatagaTCGAAAAACCAGGAACTAAAGAACTATTGCAGCCGGTTTATTGTGCAAACTaaagaaaatttgttaaattccGACGTGAGCGCAGAAATTCGGAAATTCTTGCGGTCTCAACCTGATAATAGAGGCGAAGCGAATAAAATACTTCCAGACGAATCTGGGATGCGAATCACGGAGATCTTAAATGAAGATGATGGTTTGGTACCGTTGGTTTCTGACGCTCCGAGGTTGAAAGGGCTTCCGGGAGAGTATGTTTGGACCGTCAAAGATAAGGATGGTATCATAGAAAAACTGTACGAGTATGATTACGAAACCGACTTGGACAACGGTGATACAATTAGCAGGATTAGGCAATATTCGGTGTATTGTGACGAGGAATGCCTGCTGGATTacacaaa atctaGAACTATTATACCAGAGTCGAACGCAGAACCTAGAAAACAATGTTCGTTCAGGAACGTAAAAATGAACTATCCAATGGGCCGGGGTAGGTTTCTTACCGGCTCGTTAGCTTTCCAGCGGTTTCTGCGGAATAATAACCTCTTCAACTGTCCATCATCGATGCTGTCGTTGCCGGAGCCCGAGCCGCAGCTGAATccatga
- the Ttc30 gene encoding intraflagellar transport protein 70A isoform X1: MEYLQIKDGQYTKTIYTMIKEARYDDAIKALNDAINFNPNRAGLSLLGYCYFRSQSFVEAANCYEQLVAMHPDVPEYKLYFAQALYEASMFDEAYKVTMQITAPELERKVVKLQSAIKYGEEDTISAKSLVDSYPMEDPDKDINLGCLMFKDNQYEEALQKFSRSLNVLGFNAHLHYNIALCYFRLKEYPQALKHITLVIERGIRDHPELAVGMQAETSEVKSVGNTLTLHETALTEVFNLKAAIEYQLKNIESAREALSDMPPRHEHELDAVTLHNLALTSIDVKPTDGFEKMHFLLQQDPFPPETFANLLLLYCKFEYYDLAADVLAENAQFTYKYLTPYLYDFLDAIITSQTSPEEAFQKYEDIASKHAEQLRKLTKVVQESRSQGDNDQVKKAVVEYEEALERYIPVVMAQAKIYWDMENYGQVEKIFRKSVEFCNESDVWRLNVAHVLFMQENKYKEAASFYEPIVKKQYDNILDVSAVVLANLCVSYIMTSQNEEAEDIMRKIEKEEEQQIFEDPLKKFYHLCIVNLVIGTLYCAKGNYEFGISRVIKSLEPFNKRLGTDTWFYAKRCFLSFLENLAKHLIVVKDNTIKDCLQFLEGCETYGRRVSTVIESPFQEEDANTKAKQTVTYEARLLRYMFYKLRNIDDSVTINKYEDLK, encoded by the exons ATGGAATATTTACAGATAAAGGATGGTCAATACACCAAAACTATTTATACTATG ataaaagaagCCAGATACGACGACGCAATTAAAGCTCTCAACGATGCCATAAATTTCAATCCCAATCGTGCTGGACTCTCTCTGCTTGGGTACTGCTACTTCAGAAGCCAGTCCTTTGTAGAGGCTGCCAACTGCTACGAACAACTGGTGGCCATGCACCCTGACGTTCCAgaatacaaactttatttcGCTCAAGCTCTTTACGAAGCATCTATGTTTGATGAAGCGTATAAAGTGACTATGCAAATAACCGCCCCAGAATTAGAACGAAAAGTCGTCAAGTTACAATCGGCGATAAAATACGGCGAAGAAGACACAATCTCAGCCAAAAGTTTAGTAGATTCGTATCCGATGGAGGATCCCGACAAAGATATAAATCTAGGATGTTTAATGTTTAAGGATAACCAATACGAAGAAGCTTTGCAGAAGTTTTCCAGGAGTCTTAATGTACTAGGATTTAATGCACatctacattataatattgcaCTTTGCTACTTTCGCCTTAAGGAGTATCCGCAAGCTTTGAAACATATCACTTTAGTAATCGAAAGAGGTATACGTGATCATCCAGAATTAGCTGTAGGAATGCAAGCAGAAACATCGGAAGTAAAATCAGTTGGAAATACTCTTACCCTTCATGAAACGGCTCTAACTGAAGTGTTTAATCTAAAGGCCGCTATTGAGTATCAATTGAAGAACATTGAATCCGCTCGAGAAGCGTTGAGTGATATGCCGCCTAGACACGAACACGAGTTGGATGCAGTAACATTGCATAATTTAGCCTTAACTTCTATTGATGTAAAACCGACAGATGGTTTTGAGAAGATGCATTTTTTACTGCAACAGGACCCATTTCCACCTGAAACTTTTGCTAATTTATTGCTCCTGTACTGTAAGTTTGAATATTATGACCTCGCGGCTGACGTGTTAGCCGAAAATGCTCAGTTTacgtacaaatatttaacaccATACTTATATGACTTCTTAGATGCCATAATAACGAGTCAAACCTCTCCAGAAGAAGCATTTCAAAAGTATGAAGACATCGCATCCAAGCACGCAGAACAATTGCGGAAACTTACGAAAGTGGTCCAAGAAAGTCGCTCGCAAGGTGACAATGATCAGGTTAAGAAAGCTGTAGTTGAATATGAAGAAGCTCTAGAAAGATATATTCCTGTGGTGATGGCACAAGCTAAAATTTACTGGGACATGGAAAACTACGGACAAGTTGAAAAGATTTTTCGGAAATCTGTTGAATTCTGTAATGAATCAGACGTGTGGCGTCTAAATGTAGCTCACGTCTTATTTATGCaagaaaataagtataaagaGGCTGCTAGTTTCTACGAACCAATCGTCAAGAAACAGTacgataatattttagatGTGAGCGCAGTCGTTTTAGCCAATTTATGCGTCTCTTATATAATGACATCGCAAAACGAAGAAGCTGAAGATATTATGCGTAAAATAGAGAAAGAAGAAGAACAGCAGATATTTGAAGACCcattaaagaaattttatcaCTTATGTATAGTGAATCTTGTCATCGGAACATTATACTGTGCCAAGGGTAACTATGAATTTGGCATTTCCCGAGTGATAAAGTCACTGGAACCATTCAACAAGCGGCTGGGAACAGACACCTGGTTTTATGCGAAGCGTTGTTTCCTGTCATTTCTAGAAAACTTAGCAAAACACTTGATCGTCGTGAAAGATAACACTATCAAGGATTGTCTTCAATTCCTGGAGGGTTGTGAGACATACGGAAGACGCGTGAGCACTGTCATCGAGAGCCCGTTCCAAGAGGAGGATGCGAATACTAAAGCTAAACAAACAGTCACGTACGAAGCCCGTCTTTTGAGATACATGTTTTATAAGCTTCGGAACATCGATGATTCCGTTacgattaataaatatgaagatTTAAAGTAG
- the Ttc30 gene encoding intraflagellar transport protein 70A isoform X2, which produces MHPDVPEYKLYFAQALYEASMFDEAYKVTMQITAPELERKVVKLQSAIKYGEEDTISAKSLVDSYPMEDPDKDINLGCLMFKDNQYEEALQKFSRSLNVLGFNAHLHYNIALCYFRLKEYPQALKHITLVIERGIRDHPELAVGMQAETSEVKSVGNTLTLHETALTEVFNLKAAIEYQLKNIESAREALSDMPPRHEHELDAVTLHNLALTSIDVKPTDGFEKMHFLLQQDPFPPETFANLLLLYCKFEYYDLAADVLAENAQFTYKYLTPYLYDFLDAIITSQTSPEEAFQKYEDIASKHAEQLRKLTKVVQESRSQGDNDQVKKAVVEYEEALERYIPVVMAQAKIYWDMENYGQVEKIFRKSVEFCNESDVWRLNVAHVLFMQENKYKEAASFYEPIVKKQYDNILDVSAVVLANLCVSYIMTSQNEEAEDIMRKIEKEEEQQIFEDPLKKFYHLCIVNLVIGTLYCAKGNYEFGISRVIKSLEPFNKRLGTDTWFYAKRCFLSFLENLAKHLIVVKDNTIKDCLQFLEGCETYGRRVSTVIESPFQEEDANTKAKQTVTYEARLLRYMFYKLRNIDDSVTINKYEDLK; this is translated from the coding sequence ATGCACCCTGACGTTCCAgaatacaaactttatttcGCTCAAGCTCTTTACGAAGCATCTATGTTTGATGAAGCGTATAAAGTGACTATGCAAATAACCGCCCCAGAATTAGAACGAAAAGTCGTCAAGTTACAATCGGCGATAAAATACGGCGAAGAAGACACAATCTCAGCCAAAAGTTTAGTAGATTCGTATCCGATGGAGGATCCCGACAAAGATATAAATCTAGGATGTTTAATGTTTAAGGATAACCAATACGAAGAAGCTTTGCAGAAGTTTTCCAGGAGTCTTAATGTACTAGGATTTAATGCACatctacattataatattgcaCTTTGCTACTTTCGCCTTAAGGAGTATCCGCAAGCTTTGAAACATATCACTTTAGTAATCGAAAGAGGTATACGTGATCATCCAGAATTAGCTGTAGGAATGCAAGCAGAAACATCGGAAGTAAAATCAGTTGGAAATACTCTTACCCTTCATGAAACGGCTCTAACTGAAGTGTTTAATCTAAAGGCCGCTATTGAGTATCAATTGAAGAACATTGAATCCGCTCGAGAAGCGTTGAGTGATATGCCGCCTAGACACGAACACGAGTTGGATGCAGTAACATTGCATAATTTAGCCTTAACTTCTATTGATGTAAAACCGACAGATGGTTTTGAGAAGATGCATTTTTTACTGCAACAGGACCCATTTCCACCTGAAACTTTTGCTAATTTATTGCTCCTGTACTGTAAGTTTGAATATTATGACCTCGCGGCTGACGTGTTAGCCGAAAATGCTCAGTTTacgtacaaatatttaacaccATACTTATATGACTTCTTAGATGCCATAATAACGAGTCAAACCTCTCCAGAAGAAGCATTTCAAAAGTATGAAGACATCGCATCCAAGCACGCAGAACAATTGCGGAAACTTACGAAAGTGGTCCAAGAAAGTCGCTCGCAAGGTGACAATGATCAGGTTAAGAAAGCTGTAGTTGAATATGAAGAAGCTCTAGAAAGATATATTCCTGTGGTGATGGCACAAGCTAAAATTTACTGGGACATGGAAAACTACGGACAAGTTGAAAAGATTTTTCGGAAATCTGTTGAATTCTGTAATGAATCAGACGTGTGGCGTCTAAATGTAGCTCACGTCTTATTTATGCaagaaaataagtataaagaGGCTGCTAGTTTCTACGAACCAATCGTCAAGAAACAGTacgataatattttagatGTGAGCGCAGTCGTTTTAGCCAATTTATGCGTCTCTTATATAATGACATCGCAAAACGAAGAAGCTGAAGATATTATGCGTAAAATAGAGAAAGAAGAAGAACAGCAGATATTTGAAGACCcattaaagaaattttatcaCTTATGTATAGTGAATCTTGTCATCGGAACATTATACTGTGCCAAGGGTAACTATGAATTTGGCATTTCCCGAGTGATAAAGTCACTGGAACCATTCAACAAGCGGCTGGGAACAGACACCTGGTTTTATGCGAAGCGTTGTTTCCTGTCATTTCTAGAAAACTTAGCAAAACACTTGATCGTCGTGAAAGATAACACTATCAAGGATTGTCTTCAATTCCTGGAGGGTTGTGAGACATACGGAAGACGCGTGAGCACTGTCATCGAGAGCCCGTTCCAAGAGGAGGATGCGAATACTAAAGCTAAACAAACAGTCACGTACGAAGCCCGTCTTTTGAGATACATGTTTTATAAGCTTCGGAACATCGATGATTCCGTTacgattaataaatatgaagatTTAAAGTAG